From Caretta caretta isolate rCarCar2 chromosome 14, rCarCar1.hap1, whole genome shotgun sequence, the proteins below share one genomic window:
- the LOC142069259 gene encoding uncharacterized protein LOC142069259 isoform X2 — MRDRGYSRDATQCRVKLKELRQAYQKTKESNRRSGTEPQTCRFYAELHAILGGAATTTPPLSVDSNDGVLSSMPEDFSDGEDEEEEDELKESTQHTILPDSQDLFITLTEIPSQPNQAGEGTSAANVSSLPPPSQRLSQIRRRKKCMRYEMFSELMQSSGTDRAQQNVWRDTVAEYRKVADEREERWWQEDQRRHEAMLGLLQYQTDILRPLVEVHERQQDHRLPLQPLFNCPPSSPSSIASSPRRPRTWGEGAGEAPGTQPLHPSGQPKQQKAVIQEVLKWPFPSLLPSSHTSPELPCELSPYFYNQLIKNTCFLNDNDFISLASKL; from the exons atgagggacagaggctacagcagggacgcaacacagtgccgcgtgaaacttaaggagctcagacaagcgtaccagaaaaccaaagaatcaaacagacgctccgggacagagccccagacatgccgcttctacgctgagctgcatgcaattctagggggagccgccaccactaccccacccctgtccgtggactccaatgatggggtactctcctccatgcctgaggatttttcagatggggaagatgaggaggaggaggacgagcttaaggagagcacacagcacaccattctccccgacagccaggatctttttatcaccctgactgaaataccctcccaacccaaccaagccggagaagggacctctg ctgccaatgtttcaagcctccctcctccgtcccaaaggctatctcagataaggcggcgaaaaaaatgcatgcgctatgaaatgttctctgagctcatgcagtcgtctggcactgacagagctcagcagaatgtgtggagggacacagtagcagagtacaggaaagtggccgatgaacgtgaggagaggtggtggcaggaagatcagaggaggcatgaggcaatgctggggctactgcagtaTCAAACGGACATCCTCCGGcctctggtggaggttcatgaacggcagcaggatcacagactgccgctgcagccactGTTTAattgccctccctcctccccaagttccatagcctcctcacccagacgcccaagaacatggggggagggagctggggaggctccgggcacccaaccacttcaccccagtggacagcccaagcaacagaaggctgtcattcaagaagttttaaagtggccttttccttccctcctgccttcTTCCCACACCTCACCTgagctaccttgtgagttatctcccta
- the LOC142069259 gene encoding uncharacterized protein LOC142069259 isoform X1, with translation MRDRGYSRDATQCRVKLKELRQAYQKTKESNRRSGTEPQTCRFYAELHAILGGAATTTPPLSVDSNDGVLSSMPEDFSDGEDEEEEDELKESTQHTILPDSQDLFITLTEIPSQPNQAGEGTSAAANVSSLPPPSQRLSQIRRRKKCMRYEMFSELMQSSGTDRAQQNVWRDTVAEYRKVADEREERWWQEDQRRHEAMLGLLQYQTDILRPLVEVHERQQDHRLPLQPLFNCPPSSPSSIASSPRRPRTWGEGAGEAPGTQPLHPSGQPKQQKAVIQEVLKWPFPSLLPSSHTSPELPCELSPYFYNQLIKNTCFLNDNDFISLASKL, from the exons atgagggacagaggctacagcagggacgcaacacagtgccgcgtgaaacttaaggagctcagacaagcgtaccagaaaaccaaagaatcaaacagacgctccgggacagagccccagacatgccgcttctacgctgagctgcatgcaattctagggggagccgccaccactaccccacccctgtccgtggactccaatgatggggtactctcctccatgcctgaggatttttcagatggggaagatgaggaggaggaggacgagcttaaggagagcacacagcacaccattctccccgacagccaggatctttttatcaccctgactgaaataccctcccaacccaaccaagccggagaagggacctctg cagctgccaatgtttcaagcctccctcctccgtcccaaaggctatctcagataaggcggcgaaaaaaatgcatgcgctatgaaatgttctctgagctcatgcagtcgtctggcactgacagagctcagcagaatgtgtggagggacacagtagcagagtacaggaaagtggccgatgaacgtgaggagaggtggtggcaggaagatcagaggaggcatgaggcaatgctggggctactgcagtaTCAAACGGACATCCTCCGGcctctggtggaggttcatgaacggcagcaggatcacagactgccgctgcagccactGTTTAattgccctccctcctccccaagttccatagcctcctcacccagacgcccaagaacatggggggagggagctggggaggctccgggcacccaaccacttcaccccagtggacagcccaagcaacagaaggctgtcattcaagaagttttaaagtggccttttccttccctcctgccttcTTCCCACACCTCACCTgagctaccttgtgagttatctcccta